From Cecembia calidifontis, one genomic window encodes:
- a CDS encoding RnfABCDGE type electron transport complex subunit B, with protein sequence MTILIALLTLGGLTLLLALMLTIANKKLYVYEDPRIDVVEGMLPHANCGACGYPGCRPFAEALVKGEMLPGKCTVSSEDGRKAIAAYLGVDAGTEEKRVARLACAGGFNVAINRAKYEGIGTCRGEALIAGGGKGCSWGCLGHGDCEKVCDFDAIKMNAFGIPVVDESKCTACGDCVEVCPKDLFSLHPVSHRLWVACKSLEAGDAVLEDCEVGCTACGKCAMDAPNLISMVNNLPLIDYSKNHQTQVPIQRCPTGAIVWLESSGEVVKGAEAKKIIRKGKKNLGES encoded by the coding sequence ATGACCATACTAATCGCCTTGCTTACCTTGGGAGGACTGACGCTTTTATTGGCTTTGATGCTGACCATCGCCAACAAGAAGCTGTATGTTTATGAAGATCCAAGGATAGATGTGGTGGAAGGTATGCTTCCCCATGCCAATTGCGGTGCCTGTGGATATCCCGGCTGCAGGCCTTTTGCAGAGGCGTTGGTCAAGGGTGAAATGCTTCCCGGAAAATGTACAGTGAGCAGTGAAGACGGCAGAAAAGCGATTGCTGCATATTTGGGGGTAGATGCCGGTACAGAGGAGAAAAGAGTGGCAAGACTGGCCTGTGCGGGAGGTTTCAATGTCGCCATCAACAGGGCAAAGTACGAAGGTATAGGTACCTGCAGAGGAGAAGCATTGATTGCCGGGGGAGGAAAAGGTTGTTCCTGGGGCTGTCTCGGACATGGAGATTGTGAAAAGGTCTGTGATTTCGATGCCATTAAGATGAATGCCTTTGGGATCCCAGTGGTAGACGAATCTAAATGCACTGCCTGCGGAGATTGTGTGGAAGTGTGTCCTAAAGATCTCTTTTCACTCCACCCGGTGAGCCATAGACTTTGGGTGGCCTGTAAGAGTCTGGAAGCTGGAGATGCGGTGTTGGAAGATTGTGAAGTGGGCTGCACAGCCTGTGGCAAATGTGCCATGGATGCACCCAATCTTATTTCCATGGTCAATAATCTGCCTCTTATTGATTATTCTAAAAACCACCAGACTCAGGTTCCCATTCAAAGATGTCCTACAGGAGCCATTGTTTGGCTGGAAAGTTCCGGTGAAGTGGTCAAGGGTGCAGAAGCCAAAAAAATTATCCGTAAGGGCAAAAAGAACCTTGGGGAAAGCTGA
- a CDS encoding ferredoxin-NADP reductase yields MSYLSELNTKKQYKARVKQTHRLTPTNKEEIREIILEVEDPSFKCKVDQSFGVLVKHSSDFGNEYHHRLYSVADLPATENGHTKITMLVKRCSYVDEFSGELYHGVSSNYLCDRRVGDEITITGPFELPFKVPEDKNANMILIGMGTGIAPFRAFIKHIYSQEKEWKGKIRLFYGAKSGLELLYLNDKDGDLTNYYDKATFEAFHALSPRPHWNDPILLDKAIESRAEEILEMLSSANTYIYIAGYEKVKENLNKAFINIMGSKEKWENRKAELIAGKKWAEVIY; encoded by the coding sequence ATGTCTTATTTATCAGAACTCAACACCAAGAAGCAATATAAGGCAAGGGTGAAGCAAACCCATCGCCTCACCCCAACCAATAAGGAAGAAATCAGGGAAATCATCCTGGAGGTGGAAGATCCTTCCTTCAAGTGCAAAGTCGACCAAAGCTTTGGTGTTTTGGTAAAGCACAGCAGTGATTTTGGCAATGAATATCACCATCGCTTATACAGCGTGGCCGACTTACCTGCTACTGAAAATGGCCACACCAAAATTACCATGTTGGTCAAACGCTGCTCTTATGTAGATGAATTCAGTGGAGAGTTGTATCATGGTGTCAGTTCCAATTACCTATGTGACAGAAGGGTGGGAGATGAAATAACCATTACAGGTCCATTTGAATTGCCCTTCAAGGTACCCGAAGACAAAAATGCCAACATGATCCTAATCGGTATGGGCACTGGTATTGCCCCTTTCCGGGCTTTTATCAAGCATATCTACAGTCAGGAGAAAGAATGGAAAGGCAAAATCAGGCTTTTTTATGGTGCAAAAAGCGGATTGGAACTGCTCTATCTGAATGATAAAGACGGAGACCTGACCAATTATTATGACAAGGCGACTTTCGAAGCCTTCCATGCCCTAAGCCCCCGTCCGCACTGGAATGATCCAATTTTGTTAGATAAGGCCATAGAATCCAGGGCGGAAGAAATTTTGGAGATGCTGTCTTCTGCCAATACCTATATCTACATCGCAGGATATGAAAAAGTAAAAGAAAACCTCAATAAAGCTTTTATCAATATCATGGGCTCGAAAGAAAAATGGGAAAACAGAAAAGCGGAACTGATTGCCGGGAAAAAATGGGCCGAAGTTATTTATTAG
- a CDS encoding outer membrane beta-barrel protein, with protein sequence MKKILIILIAQFFVFNVQAQMEKGRFLIGAGTNFGVSDNSGMMNLSFSTTRSEFEDGSSSGEGKDNAIFIGPKAGYFLMENLAVGLDLALGWGWSYMLTSDFDLKTRNSLFGLGPFVRYYFPTGKILPFAEINSIFGSQNLKSEIEGGLGPGLSVENNISFTHLGAGLGLALLLGEQSSLDLVLNYNSSRRHDETLGVKTWQNTLGIKVGFTIFLSKK encoded by the coding sequence ATGAAAAAGATTCTAATAATTCTGATTGCACAATTTTTTGTGTTTAATGTACAGGCCCAAATGGAAAAAGGGAGATTCCTGATCGGTGCCGGCACTAATTTTGGAGTATCCGATAACTCCGGAATGATGAATCTTTCCTTTTCCACGACAAGATCAGAATTTGAAGATGGTTCTTCATCCGGAGAAGGGAAGGATAATGCTATTTTTATTGGGCCGAAGGCAGGGTATTTTCTAATGGAGAATTTAGCAGTTGGATTGGATTTGGCCCTTGGGTGGGGATGGAGTTACATGCTAACATCTGATTTTGATTTAAAAACCAGAAATTCACTTTTTGGACTTGGTCCTTTTGTAAGGTATTATTTTCCTACAGGAAAAATTTTACCTTTTGCAGAGATTAATTCAATTTTTGGGAGCCAAAATTTGAAGAGTGAAATAGAAGGAGGTCTTGGTCCTGGTCTTAGTGTAGAAAACAATATTAGCTTCACTCATCTTGGAGCAGGTTTGGGGCTTGCCTTACTATTGGGAGAGCAAAGTAGCCTTGATTTGGTTTTAAATTACAACTCCAGCAGACGTCATGATGAAACTTTGGGTGTTAAGACTTGGCAAAACACCCTTGGGATTAAAGTAGGTTTTACCATTTTTCTAAGTAAAAAGTAA
- a CDS encoding IS1634 family transposase: MYFKFSLRKHPDTGILSGYYRLVESYRNADNRVCHRTILNIGFMEDAAPEQLNKIQKHLTEKYEQKASLFDLEEDPIVRRYVEDFWNRIVSSKKLDIKSEQQLSRMVDMDTIQHSNAREIGAENIAFRTWEKLQLTPLLLSAGFSAEDASLAATQVVSRAVYPASELKTVRWIKENSAVCELTGYDMDKITKDKLYKSALELYKVKDSLEKHLSKRTNELFDLQDKIILYDLTNTYFEGEKPNSKLAQYGRSKEKRKDAKLVVLALVVNVEGFIKYSSILEGNIADCNTLAAMIEKLSVHTCTGPAVVVLDAGIATEENLHLIRNKGYSYLCVSRTKLKDYSYVPDRLTTLLETKSKQNIRLRAVSTEKNTDYYLEVKSPSKEKKEEGMKLQFEERFEQELQKIHHALNSKGGVKKTDKVHQRIGRAKEKYPSVQYYYEITVESDPKTEQATAMSWKKNPEREQAKTDNLGVYFLRTNLNVQEEYIIWNIYNTIREIENAFRTLKTDLDLRPIYHKNDDAAMAHLHLGILAYWIVNTVRYQLKQNGIKSCWREIVRVGNTQKVITTSGKNTYDKIITTRKCTVPNKNLKEIYDILKAKYQPFKKRKSVVHKLELKKTEIPKLQLLTGG, encoded by the coding sequence ATGTATTTCAAGTTCTCTTTACGTAAACATCCCGATACGGGAATACTCAGCGGATACTACCGGCTGGTGGAAAGTTACCGTAATGCGGACAACAGGGTGTGTCATCGCACTATCCTGAATATAGGTTTCATGGAGGATGCTGCACCCGAGCAGCTCAACAAAATACAGAAACACCTTACCGAGAAGTATGAGCAGAAGGCTTCTCTTTTTGACCTGGAGGAAGATCCAATCGTCAGACGCTATGTTGAAGACTTCTGGAATCGGATCGTATCTTCCAAGAAGCTGGATATCAAGTCGGAACAGCAGCTGTCACGGATGGTGGATATGGATACCATCCAGCACAGTAATGCCAGGGAAATAGGAGCTGAGAATATTGCTTTCCGGACATGGGAGAAGCTACAGCTTACACCTTTATTACTTTCGGCGGGATTCAGCGCCGAAGATGCCAGTCTTGCAGCCACACAGGTTGTATCCCGTGCGGTATACCCCGCTTCCGAACTCAAAACTGTCCGTTGGATAAAGGAAAACTCGGCAGTCTGTGAGCTTACGGGCTATGATATGGATAAAATAACCAAGGACAAGCTGTACAAAAGTGCGCTTGAGCTGTACAAAGTCAAAGATTCACTCGAAAAGCACCTTTCCAAACGTACCAATGAACTCTTTGATCTGCAGGATAAGATCATCCTTTATGACCTGACCAACACCTACTTTGAGGGAGAAAAGCCGAACAGTAAGCTGGCACAATACGGAAGGAGCAAGGAAAAAAGAAAAGATGCGAAACTTGTTGTGCTGGCACTGGTAGTGAATGTGGAAGGGTTTATCAAGTACTCCTCAATCCTGGAAGGAAACATAGCAGACTGCAACACACTTGCCGCAATGATTGAAAAGCTTTCCGTCCACACCTGTACAGGACCTGCGGTAGTGGTACTCGATGCGGGCATAGCCACCGAAGAAAACCTGCATCTTATCCGGAACAAAGGATACAGCTACCTCTGTGTAAGCAGGACAAAACTCAAGGATTATAGCTATGTGCCCGACAGGCTTACAACTCTGCTGGAAACAAAATCAAAGCAGAACATCAGACTCAGAGCCGTGTCCACAGAAAAAAACACAGACTATTATTTAGAAGTCAAAAGCCCTTCCAAAGAGAAGAAAGAGGAAGGTATGAAGCTACAGTTCGAAGAAAGGTTTGAACAGGAGCTGCAAAAAATACACCATGCCCTCAACAGCAAGGGAGGAGTCAAAAAAACCGATAAAGTCCACCAGCGCATCGGGAGGGCCAAAGAAAAGTATCCATCAGTCCAGTATTATTATGAGATCACTGTTGAAAGTGACCCTAAAACAGAACAGGCAACAGCAATGTCATGGAAGAAAAACCCGGAACGGGAGCAGGCAAAAACCGATAATCTGGGCGTCTATTTTTTACGGACAAACCTGAACGTGCAGGAGGAGTACATCATCTGGAATATCTATAACACTATCAGGGAAATAGAAAATGCCTTCCGTACCCTCAAAACCGACCTGGACCTCAGACCGATTTACCATAAAAATGATGATGCCGCCATGGCACATCTACATCTGGGAATCCTTGCATATTGGATAGTCAATACAGTAAGGTACCAGCTCAAACAGAATGGAATAAAAAGCTGCTGGCGTGAAATAGTAAGAGTAGGCAACACACAAAAGGTCATCACTACTTCAGGGAAAAACACCTATGACAAAATCATTACCACACGCAAGTGTACAGTTCCAAACAAAAACCTAAAAGAAATCTACGACATCCTTAAGGCCAAATATCAACCGTTTAAAAAAAGAAAATCCGTAGTACACAAACTTGAACTCAAAAAAACAGAAATACCCAAATTACAGCTACTTACAGGCGGATAG
- a CDS encoding proline iminopeptidase-family hydrolase produces the protein MKKYLIILSLMAFFAQSCSQQGQKEREDCQVTASYLDFSNRDDQFEGGIRMIPIQTPKGEFRVWTKRVGNNPSMKVLLLHGGPGMTHELYSCFDGYFPSEGIEYIYYDQLGSYYSDQPEDQSLWTIDRFVDEVEQVRKALGLNKDNFYLFGQSWGGMLAMEYAFKHQNNLKGLIISNMMSSLDEYEKYAKEVLGPQMPSEVFAEIMEIEENEDFDNPRYEELLLEHHYQYHVLRMPLEKWPEAVMRSLKHVNPNVYVYMQGHSEFGITAGATLKGWDRRADLKNINPDCSYPPVSSCNLGISVFLSSSLCTTDFLFLNG, from the coding sequence ATGAAAAAATACCTCATCATTCTTTCCCTCATGGCTTTCTTTGCCCAGTCCTGTTCTCAACAAGGCCAAAAAGAGCGTGAAGACTGCCAAGTGACAGCTTCCTATCTGGACTTTTCTAACAGGGACGACCAATTTGAAGGTGGAATCCGCATGATCCCTATCCAAACTCCAAAAGGAGAATTCAGGGTTTGGACCAAAAGGGTAGGCAATAATCCAAGCATGAAGGTATTACTGCTTCACGGAGGACCGGGGATGACCCATGAACTGTATTCCTGCTTTGATGGCTATTTCCCATCAGAAGGCATCGAATACATTTACTATGACCAGTTAGGCTCTTATTATTCTGACCAGCCGGAAGATCAGTCTCTTTGGACCATTGACCGCTTTGTAGACGAAGTGGAGCAGGTAAGGAAAGCCTTGGGGCTCAACAAAGATAATTTTTACCTTTTTGGGCAATCCTGGGGCGGTATGCTGGCCATGGAATATGCCTTCAAGCATCAGAATAACCTGAAAGGCCTGATCATTTCCAATATGATGTCCAGCTTGGATGAATATGAAAAGTACGCCAAAGAAGTATTGGGACCACAAATGCCCTCAGAAGTTTTTGCAGAAATCATGGAAATCGAAGAAAATGAAGACTTTGATAATCCCAGGTATGAAGAGCTTCTGCTCGAACACCACTACCAGTACCATGTCTTGAGGATGCCTTTGGAAAAATGGCCTGAAGCTGTCATGCGCTCCCTGAAGCATGTCAATCCAAACGTCTATGTGTACATGCAGGGACACTCTGAATTTGGCATCACAGCAGGGGCGACTTTAAAGGGCTGGGACAGAAGGGCTGATCTCAAAAACATTAACCCAGATTGCAGCTATCCGCCTGTAAGTAGCTGTAATTTGGGTATTTCTGTTTTTTTGAGTTCAAGTTTGTGTACTACGGATTTTCTTTTTTTAAACGGTTGA